In Polaribacter pacificus, the genomic window GGTCAAGAGCCTCAATCATCACCTTGGTTAACCTATATTTTGGTTGCGATCATCGTTGTTGGTGTATTAATCATCGCCAATTTATTGAAAGTAATCAGTGAGTTAAAAGGAGCTCCTAAAACTCCAGGCTTAGCAGGAAACATTGATGACCTTTGGGTTGGTTTTAAAAAGAATTCATTTCTACATGTTTTAATAACCATCTTTTTAGCTCTAACAACTGCATATGTTCTTTTTGGGACACTATTCCAGATTGGTGTTGATGAAGGTTACATGCCAATACAAGAGGTTGCTTTTTCTCATAAAATTCACGCAGGGGATAATAAAATTGATTGTCAATATTGTCACTCATCAGCAAAACACAGTAAGACCTCTGGTATTCCTTCAGGAAACGTGTGTATGAATTGTCATAAGAATATCTCTGAAGTAGCAGATGATACCACTATGGAGTTTGATGGAATGACTTACGGAAAAGCTGAGTTGGATAAAGAAATTCAAAAATTATATACTGCTGTAGGTTGGGATACTGAGACCCTAGAATATACAGGTGAAACCAAACCAATTAAATGGACACGAGTGCATAACTTAGCAGATTTTGTGTATTTTAATCACTCTCAACACGTTACTGTTGGAGGTCAAAAATGTCAAACTTGTCACGGTCCAGTTGAAACCATGGATGAGGTATTCCAATACTCTCCATTAACGATGGGTTGGTGTATTGATTGTCATAGAGACACTAGTGTTGATTTAAAAGGCAGTCCGTATTATAC contains:
- a CDS encoding c-type cytochrome, encoding MKSVDKHSQLTRLILKSFTFLLIFLLSFSLQAQDAVDEAQQKEGKQLFKSLCASCHKLDKKLIGPALGGISERRDMDWLKSWIKDNAALRASGDADAIAIFDEYNGSPMTPFPQLTDKNIEDIIYYTTVGEPVKAGAQTAVVTEGQEPQSSPWLTYILVAIIVVGVLIIANLLKVISELKGAPKTPGLAGNIDDLWVGFKKNSFLHVLITIFLALTTAYVLFGTLFQIGVDEGYMPIQEVAFSHKIHAGDNKIDCQYCHSSAKHSKTSGIPSGNVCMNCHKNISEVADDTTMEFDGMTYGKAELDKEIQKLYTAVGWDTETLEYTGETKPIKWTRVHNLADFVYFNHSQHVTVGGQKCQTCHGPVETMDEVFQYSPLTMGWCIDCHRDTSVDLKGSPYYTKVHEELSKKYGVEKVTVAQMGGMECGKCHY